TGCCTCAAGGGCGGCTACCGCGAACCGCTGCTGGCGGCCTCCACCGACGGGGTGGGCACCAAACTGGCCGTCGCGCAGGCCATGGACAAACACGACACCGTCGGGCTGGACCTGGTCGCGATGGTCGTCGACGACCTGGTGGTCTGCGGCGCGGAGCCGCTGTTCTTGCAGGACTACATCGCGGTCGGCCGGATCGTGCCGGACCGGGTCAGCGCGATCGTCGCCGGGATCGCCGACGGCTGCGTGCAGGCCGGCTGTGCGCTGCTGGGCGGGGAGACCGCCGAACACCCCGGCCTGATGGACCCCGACCACTACGACATCTCGGCGACCGGGGTCGGGGTGGTCGAGGCCGACGATGTGCTCGGCCCCGACCGGGTCAAACCCGGTGACGTGCTGATCGCGATGGGCTCCTCGGGTCTGCACTCCAACGGGTACTCGCTGGCCCGCACCGTGCTGCTGGAGATCGACCGGATGGATCTCGGCGGGCACGTCGAGGAGTTCGGCCGGACCCTCGGCGAGGAGCTGCTCGAACCGACCCGGATCTACGCCAAGGACTGCCTGGCGCTGGCCGCCGAGACCCAGGTGCGCACCTTCTGCCACGTCACCGGCGGCGGGCTGGCCGGCAACCTGGATCGGGTGATCCCGGTCGGGCTGCAGGCCGAGCTGGACCGGGGCACCTGGACCCCGGCGCCGGTGTTCGCGATGATCGCCCAGCGCGGCCGCATCACCCGTGCCGAGATGGAGAAGACCTTCAACATGGGCGTCGGGATGGTGGCCGTGGTGGCCCCGGAGGACACCGATCGCGCGCTAGCGATCCTGACCGCCCGCCACCTCGACAGCTGGGTGCTCGGCACCGTCAACAAGAGCAGCAAGCGCAGTGCCCGGGCGCGCCTGGTCGGTCAGCACCCGCGGTTTTGATCACGGTGCCGGTGGCCTCCGGGCCGCGTCAGCGCCGCCAGTCGTCGTCGACCCACCGGTCGTCGCCGTCGTGGTCGCCTGCACCCGACCCGGACAGCTCACGCTGAAGCCGCTCAAAATCCGTTTGCGGAGTGTTGTACTTCAGCTCTCGAGCAACCTTTGTCTGCTTTGCCTTCGCCCGGCCGCGGCCCATCGGGGGACCCCCTCGCGCAATAACGGAGCGGCCCAACAAGGTAGGCGGCTCCGATCTGTGTCTGTGTATCGTCCTGCCGACAGCTTACCGTGCCTGTCCTGTGCGTGTGCCGACGGTCGACCGATGATCACCGGCCGCGCAGCCGCTCCACCGCCAGCCGACCGGCGCCGGGAGCGTCCGGCGGGGGCAGCGAATCGACGTCGATCACCGCGGCGACCTCGTTGTTCTCCCCGGTCAGCAGGGCCGTGTCGGCGGGCAGCGCCCGTTTGAGCAACGCCAGGGCGATCGGCCCCAACTCGTCGTGGTCGACCACGGTGCCCAGCCGCCCGACCGTGCGGCCGCCGGCGGTGACCGGGTCGCCGGGGGCGGGGCGGTCCACCGACCCGTCGAGGTGCAGCAGCGCCAGCATCCGCGGGGGTTTACCCAGATTGTGCACCCGGGCGACGGTCTCCTGGCCGCGGTAGCAGCCCTTGTTCAGGTGCACCGCACCGGTGCCCGGGCCGCCGATCCAGCCCATCTCGTGCGGGATGGTCCGCTCGTCGGTGTCCACACCGAGGCGAGGACGCACCGCGGCGACGCGATGCGCCTCGAACGTCCACACCCCGGCCGGGTGCACCCCGGCCTCGGCGAGTCGGTCGAGCACCGCGGTGACCTGCTCGCGGGGCACCAGAGCATCCAGCTCGGGCGC
This sequence is a window from Mycolicibacillus parakoreensis. Protein-coding genes within it:
- the purM gene encoding phosphoribosylformylglycinamidine cyclo-ligase, giving the protein MTKRDAAPDERGDHGVTYAAAGVDIEAGERAVDLFKPLAAKATRPEVRGGLGGFAGLFCLKGGYREPLLAASTDGVGTKLAVAQAMDKHDTVGLDLVAMVVDDLVVCGAEPLFLQDYIAVGRIVPDRVSAIVAGIADGCVQAGCALLGGETAEHPGLMDPDHYDISATGVGVVEADDVLGPDRVKPGDVLIAMGSSGLHSNGYSLARTVLLEIDRMDLGGHVEEFGRTLGEELLEPTRIYAKDCLALAAETQVRTFCHVTGGGLAGNLDRVIPVGLQAELDRGTWTPAPVFAMIAQRGRITRAEMEKTFNMGVGMVAVVAPEDTDRALAILTARHLDSWVLGTVNKSSKRSARARLVGQHPRF
- the ygfZ gene encoding CAF17-like 4Fe-4S cluster assembly/insertion protein YgfZ; translated protein: MPPVPAPDTGPDAGAIWHYGDPLGEQRRARTAAVVIDRSHRPVLTISGPDRLSWLHTLCTQYVEDLPDGATVANLCLDGRGRVQDHWIQTELAAVSYLDTEPGRGEALLNYLTSMVFWADVSLQTADLAVLSLLGPGLTDPRVPAALGITALPDAAAAVALPTGGLLRRMPGAPAEAPELDALVPREQVTAVLDRLAEAGVHPAGVWTFEAHRVAAVRPRLGVDTDERTIPHEMGWIGGPGTGAVHLNKGCYRGQETVARVHNLGKPPRMLALLHLDGSVDRPAPGDPVTAGGRTVGRLGTVVDHDELGPIALALLKRALPADTALLTGENNEVAAVIDVDSLPPPDAPGAGRLAVERLRGR
- a CDS encoding DUF3073 domain-containing protein: MGRGRAKAKQTKVARELKYNTPQTDFERLQRELSGSGAGDHDGDDRWVDDDWRR